The nucleotide window CGGCGGCCGGGCCGTGGCGCAACCGGCACCGGGCGGGGCGGCGGCTACAGCAGCGTCCTGAGCCGCAGCAGGTCGCGCAGGCCGGCTTCCAGCTTGACGCGGCCGCTGCTCCACGCCCTGGCGAAGTTCAGCTTCCCGTCCACCAGGGCCACCAGATCGTCGCCGGTCATGGTCAGACGGATGTCGGCCTTGTGCGGGGGCGGGCCGGGGACGTGGGTCACGTCCTGGATGGTGCCGTCGGCCAGCCGCCCGACGAAAGTCACATCGAGGTCGGTGATGCGGCAGCTGAGGGAACGGTGGACCGCGGTGGCGCCGCGGACCCTGCCGTCGGCCGAGGACATGTTCTGGGCCAGCCGGTCGAGAGCGGCGCGGCACTGGTCGAGGGTTGCCATCGGAAGCGACGATACGCCAGGTCGGGGACGGCTCGTTCGTCCTCGATGCCCCTCGCCGGGGTAGCGTCGGGGGCATGGAACAGCCGATGTCCGGCCCGGAGCCGGAGCCGGAGGCACCCGCACCCGCCGGGACCGGGGAACCGGAGGAGTCCGTGGAGCCCGTGGAGCCCCGGGACCGCGAAGCGGGGGAAGAGACGCGGGCCGCCGGGGCGGGCCCGGCCGCCGAGCCTGACGGGCCCGCCGGACCGCAGCCCCTCGGGGTGGGCGTGACCCCCACCGGCCAGGCCGCGGTCGACGCCCGGCTGCGGCGGCTGGCCGATGCCGACCACCTCCCTGCCGAGGGACATCTGCAGGTGTACGAGGATGTGCACCGTGGGCTGCGCGACGTGCTGGCCGCCCTCGACCAGCACCCCGGGCCGCCCGCACCGCCCGCGGCTTCCTCGGCTTCCGCGGCCTTCGCGGCCTTCGCGGCCTTCTCGACTTTTCCGACGCACGACAACAGGAGCTGAACCACAGGTGGCAGGAGTGGCACGACGCCGACTCGACGCGGAGCTGGTGCGCCGCAAGCTGGCCCGTTCGCGCGAGCACGCCAGCCAGCTGATCGCCGCGGGCCGGGTGACCGTGGGCGGTGCGACCGCGACGAAACCGGCCACCCAGGTCGAGACCAGCGCGGCCGTGGTCGTCCGCGCGGACGAGAGCGATCCGGACTATGTCTCGCGCGGCGGGCACAAGCTCGCCGGAGCCCTCGCCGCGTTCGTTCCGCTCGGCCTGAAGATCGAGGGCCGCCGGGCGCTCGACGCCGGCGCCTCGACCGGTGGCTTCACCGATGTCCTGCTGAGGGCCGGCGCCGGTCATGTCGTCGCCGTCGACGTCGGGTACGGACAGCTCGCCTGGTCGCTGCAGAGCGATGAGCGGGTCACCGTGAAGGACCGCACCAACGTACGGGAACTGACCCTCGACCAGATCGACGCGCAGCCCGTCGACCTCGTCGTCGGCGACCTCTCGTTCATCCCGCTGGGACTCGTCCTGCCCGCGCTGGCCGCCTGCGCGGCGCCCGACGCGGACCTGGTGCTGATGGTCAAGCCGCAGTTCGAGGTCGGCAAGGAGCGGCTGGGCAGCGGCGGGGTGGTGCGCAGTGCGCAGCTGCGGGCCGAGGCGGTGTGTGCCGTCGCCGAGCGGGCGGCCGCACTCGGATTTGGCGTACTTGGCGTAACTGCGAGCCCGCTGCCGGGTCCTTCGGGGAATGTCGAGTACTTTCTGTGGCTGCGCGCCGGGGCGCCTGCACTCGACCCGGCGGACGTCGACCGTGCAGTGGCGGAGGGGCCTCGTTGACCACTACCCAGGCAGTTGAAGGCAGCGCAGCACACGAGAACAGCGGCGCCGGGCGGACGGTGTTCCTGCTCGCGCACACGGGCCGCCCGGCGGCCATCCGCAGCGCCGAACTCGTCGTCCAGGGCCTGTTGCGCTGCGGCATCGGGGTGCGGGTCCTGGCGGAGGAAGCGGCGGACCTGCCGCTGCCGCCGTCGGTCGAGCGCGTCGAATCCGAGCAGTGCGCGGCCGAGGGCTGCGAGCTGCTGGTGGTCCTGGGCGGGGACGGCACGCTGCTGCGCGGCGCCGACTTCGCCCGGACGTCCGGGGTCCCGATGCTCGGCGTCAACCTCGGCCGGGTGGGCTTCCTCGCGGAGGCCGAACGGGACGATCTCGACAAGGTCGTCGACCGGGTCGTCACCCGCGCCTACGAGGTCGAGGAACGGATGACGCTCGATGTGCTCGTCCGCAACAACGGCAATGTGGTGCACACCGACTGGGCCCTGAACGAGGCGTCGGTGGAGAAGGCCGCCCGGGAGCGGATGCTGGAGGTGGTGACCGAGGTCGATGGCCGGCCCGTCTCACGCTTCGGCGGCGACGGGGTGGTCTGTGCGACCCCGA belongs to Streptomyces sp. NBC_01454 and includes:
- a CDS encoding SCP2 sterol-binding domain-containing protein, which gives rise to MATLDQCRAALDRLAQNMSSADGRVRGATAVHRSLSCRITDLDVTFVGRLADGTIQDVTHVPGPPPHKADIRLTMTGDDLVALVDGKLNFARAWSSGRVKLEAGLRDLLRLRTLL
- a CDS encoding TlyA family RNA methyltransferase yields the protein MAGVARRRLDAELVRRKLARSREHASQLIAAGRVTVGGATATKPATQVETSAAVVVRADESDPDYVSRGGHKLAGALAAFVPLGLKIEGRRALDAGASTGGFTDVLLRAGAGHVVAVDVGYGQLAWSLQSDERVTVKDRTNVRELTLDQIDAQPVDLVVGDLSFIPLGLVLPALAACAAPDADLVLMVKPQFEVGKERLGSGGVVRSAQLRAEAVCAVAERAAALGFGVLGVTASPLPGPSGNVEYFLWLRAGAPALDPADVDRAVAEGPR
- a CDS encoding NAD kinase, translated to MTTTQAVEGSAAHENSGAGRTVFLLAHTGRPAAIRSAELVVQGLLRCGIGVRVLAEEAADLPLPPSVERVESEQCAAEGCELLVVLGGDGTLLRGADFARTSGVPMLGVNLGRVGFLAEAERDDLDKVVDRVVTRAYEVEERMTLDVLVRNNGNVVHTDWALNEASVEKAARERMLEVVTEVDGRPVSRFGGDGVVCATPTGSTAYAFSAGGPVVWPEVEALLMVPISAHALFAKPLVTSPRSVLAVEVQPKTPHGVLWCDGRRSVELPAGARVEVRRGAVPVRLARLHHASFTDRLVAKFALPVAGWRGAPQ